The following are encoded together in the Malaya genurostris strain Urasoe2022 chromosome 3, Malgen_1.1, whole genome shotgun sequence genome:
- the LOC131433667 gene encoding uncharacterized protein LOC131433667: MTNVTVVFEYEEPEYCRLCLVEASDDNELSSIVDSCISNEDDITQIIRTLLQIELDPSKDANSCICSTCLESLEEFYRYRSQCRQHNVTLQKKAIDRKKKQIELAKHAIENTDVLDQVTNGEPIKVIIRMNSEGKASVGVQVQSKAQDSANKFDGTKVSAGIGTQPQSASTDQSLSTAVSTRLEDPQKVVHIKKQSEKLIRLPLHQFYFYQTTNNGFGLIYGGYRYYSSIPRKSRTYWVCEQRNTHNCQTLLLADKAYVVFHLNWGHNHDPPKVCDNLIIFKPCDVLHKVIQRDRIWEQELIKRKTQIKESEMSAELESDDKDESSGTEDEDPQDEIAEICGEDSDGVQPIAIEIKKDPDFNELSQSSSSSQVQIDAGENMYIIQELT, encoded by the exons ATGACGAACGTGACAGTGGTATTCGAGTATGAAGAACCGGAATACTGCAGACTTTGTTTAGTAGAAGCATCCGACGATAATGAATTGTCAAGTATTGTTGATTCCTGCATCAGCAATGAAGATGATATTACTCAAATAATTCGAACCCTGTTGCAGATTGAG TTGGATCCATCAAAGGATGCAAATTCGTGCATTTGCTCAACGTGCTTGGAAAGCCTAGAGGAATTTTACCGTTACCGTTCTCAATGCCGACAACACAACGTCACTCTACAGAAGAAGGCAATCGATCGGAagaagaaacaaattgaattgGCGAAACATGCGATTGAGAATACGGATGTGTTAGATCAGGTTACTAATGGGGAACCGATAAAGGTCATCATTCGAATGAACAGCGAGGGTAAAGCTTCTGTTGGAGTACAGGTTCAGTCTAAGGCACAGGATAGCGCAAATAAATTTGATGGGACTAAAGTCTCAGCTGGCATTGGCACTCAACCTCAAAGTGCATCAACTGATCAGTCATTATCTACAGCCGTGTCGACACGGTTAGAAGATCCACAAAAAGTGGTACACATCAAGAAACAATCCGAAAAGCTAATTCGATTGCCATTGCATCAGTTTTATTTCTACCAGACTACGAACAACGGATTTGGGTTGATTTATGGTGGTTATCGATATTATAGTTCAATTCCACGGAAGAGTCGAACGTACTGGGTGTGTGAGCAAAGAAATACGCACAATTGTCAAACGTTGTTGTTGGCGGACAAAGCATATGTTGTGTTTCATCTAAACTGGGGTCATAACCACGATCCACCCAAGGTATGtgataatttgataattttcaaaCCCTGTGACGTTTTGCATAAAGTCATACAACGAGATCGGATTTGGGAGCAGGAATTAATAAAACGC AAAACTCAAATCAAAGAATCGGAAATGAGTGCAGAATTGGAGTCAGATGATAAAGACGAATCGTCGGGTACGGAAGATGAAGATCCTCAGGATGAAATCGCTGAAATATGTGGTGAGGATAGTGACGGAGTCCAACCTATCGCGATCGAAATCAAAAAAGATCCAGATTTCAACGAGCTTTCAcaatcgtcttcttcttctcagGTTCAGATAGATGCAGGGGAGAACATGTACATTATTCAAGAACTTACTTAG